The proteins below are encoded in one region of Silene latifolia isolate original U9 population chromosome 2, ASM4854445v1, whole genome shotgun sequence:
- the LOC141641664 gene encoding uncharacterized protein LOC141641664, with protein MYDVNSTSSSSYEYFDDPLFLSQSDQPTASLVTSLFGGHDFLGWRREVLMALTSKNKDCFVDGTLVKPPKTNKKYSQWIRCDFMVRQWILNSLVPSLKDSLKYVNSAKELWSELLERYSQVSALEVYKLKKELEGISQDNSSLVDYYGKMKNLWETLDGLDPIPLCSCGKIDQCTCSLLKNIIDRENTAKLIQFLMGLNGGYDTVGSQILSMDPLPSINKALAFLQKIERQKQITESVHTITEATAYASYKVPEHKNNVGYSGKSDGNLVTSDKYCDHCEKNGHTRATCFGLNKCPHCNKFGHSPLNCFVIKGYPNDKGKGKSKVTNFKSGAPIATTTANTASNSSKNTANAADVIGFNSQLDDEVLVASECSANTSNTHTSGLSSDMLNGIITYVVDRVLQRISDQQPGLSSSQFAGIVSHSSVSSVHNFFVLNDWIVDSGASDHMTYDLDILTNVVTLKVPIKVGLPDGSLKLVHKIGTVNLTDKIRLFNVFYIPDFKQNLMSVSKLIDHNALSVVFNSAACLFQDLSSTHVVATWQRVADLYRFYNKNSVIHRNISNLVHQLLESRLSSEKNNKLCVAAVTSSLSCYIAVWVIFR; from the coding sequence ATGTATGATGTTAATTCAACTTCTAGTTCTTCTTATGAGTACTTTGACGACCCCTTATTTCTGTCTCAATCTGACCAACCCACTGCGAGTCTTGTTACTAGTCTTTTTGGGGGTCATGATTTCTTGGGATGGCGTAGAGAGGTTCTCATGGCATTAACTTCAAAAAATAAGGATTGTTTTGTTGATGGTACCCTTGTTAAACCGCCTAAAACAAACAAGAAATACAGTCAGTGGATTCGGTGTGATTTCATGGTGAGGCAATGGATTCTAAATTCACTAGTCCCATCACTTAAGGATAGTTTGAAGTATGTAAATTCTGCGAAAGAATTGTGGTCTGAGTTGCTTGAGAGATATAGTCAAGTTAGTGCTTTAGAAGTCTATAAATTGAAAAAAGAGTTAGAGGGGATTTCTCAAGATAATTCTTCTTTGGTTGATTACTATGGAAAGATGAAGAATCTTTGGGAAACTTTGGATGGATTAGACCCTATTCCATTATGTTCTTGTGGTAAAATTGATCAATGCACATGTTCTTTACTTAAAAACATCATTGATAGAGAGAACACTGCAAAGTTGATCCAGTTTCTGATGGGGTTAAATGGAGGTTATGACACTGTCGGGTCTCAAATACTGTCAATGGACCCTTTGCCTAGCATAAACAAGGCTTTAGCGTTTCTACAAAAGATAGAACGACAAAAGCAAATCACTGAATCTGTGCATACTATTACTGAAGCTACTGCATATGCCAGTTATAAGGTTCCAGAACACAAAAACAATGTTGGTTATTCTGGTAAATCTGATGGAAACTTGGTTACTTCTGATAAATATTGTGATCATTGTGAAAAGAATGGACACACAAGAGCTACCTGTTTTGGTTTGAATAAGTGTCCACATTGTAATAAATTTGGCCATAGTCCACTCAATTGCTTTGTCATCAAAGGATATCCTAATGATAAAGGCAAGGGAAAGAGTAAGGTCACTAACTTCAAGTCTGGTGCACCTATTGCTACTACCACTGCTAATACTGCTTCAAATTCTTCCAAGAACACTGCAAATGCTGCTGATGTTATTGGTTTTAATTCACAATTGGATGATGAGGTCTTGGTTGCATCTGAATGCTCGGCTAATACTTCTAATACTCATACTTCTGGATTGTCTTCAGATATGTTGAATGGTATTATTACTTATGTGGTTGATCGGGTCCTGCAAAGGATATCTGATCAACAGCCTGGTCTTTCTTCTTCTCAATTTGCAGGTATTGTTTCACACTCTTCTGTTTCTTCAGTACATAATTTCTTTGTTTTGAATGATTGGATAGTTGATAGTGGAGCTTCAGATCACATGACATATGACTTGGATATTTTGACAAATGTGGTTACTCTTAAGGTTCCTATAAAAGTAGGTTTACCAGATGGGTCTCTTAAGTTAGTTCATAAGATTGGTACAGTCAACTTGACCGATAAGATCAGGTTATTTAATGTGTTTTACATCCCAGATTTTAAACAAAACCTGATGTCTGTCAGTAAGTTAATTGACCATAATGCTTTATCTGTTGTGTTCAATTCTGCTGCTTGTCTTTTTCAGGACCTTTCAAGTACACATGTGGTTGCTACATGGCAAAGAGTAGCTGATCTATATAGATTTTATAATAAAAATTCAGTGATTCATAGGAATATTTCTAATCTAGTCCACCAGTTGCTAGAGTCTAGACTATCATCTGAAAAGAATAATAAACTTTGTGTAGCTGCAGTCACTAGTTCTTTGTCTTGTTACATAGCAGTTTGGGTCATTTTTCGGTAA